TATGGTGAGGACTGATGATGTCATATCTTACCTGACCAGGTATGGTGGCGAGGACTGATGATGTCATATCTTACCTGACCAGGTATGGTGGTGAGGACTGATGATGTCATATCTTACCTGACCAGGTATGGTGGTGAGGACTGATGATGTCATATCTTACCTGACCAGGTATGGTGGCGAGGACTGATGATGTCATATCTTACCTGACAGGTATGGTGGTGAGGACTGATGATGTCATATCTTACCTGACAGGTATGGTGGTGAGGACTGATGATGTCATATCTTACCTGACCAGGTATGGTGGTGAGGACTGATGATGTCATATCTTACCTGACCAGGTATGGTGGTGAGGACTGATGATGTCATATCTTACCTGACCAGGTATGGTGGCGAGGACTGATGATGTCATATCTTACCTGACCAGGTATGGTGGTGAGGACTGATGATGTCATATCTTACCTGACCAGGTATGGTGGTGAGGACTGATGATGTCATATCTTACCTGACCAGGTATGGTGGTGAGGACTGATGATGTCATATCTTACCTGACCAGGTATGGTGGCGAGGACTGATGATGTCATATCTTACCTGACCAGGTATGGTGGTGAGGACTGATGATGTCATATCTTACCTGACCAGGTATGGTGGCGAGGACTGATGATGTCATATGTTACCTGACAGGTATGGTGGTGAGGACTGATGATGTCATATCTTACCTGACCAGGTATGGTGGTGAGGACTGATGATGTCATATCTTACCTGACCAGGTATGGTGGTGAGGACTGATGATGTCATATCTTACCTGACAGGTATGGTGGCGAGGACGGTGAAGATGCTGGACAGGGTGAAGACGAACCCGGGGAACCAGTCCAGTGTAGCCTGGTACACCTTGGTGTAGATGGGAGTGTAGGCCAGGCTGGCGATCTTAAAGGACAGCTGCAGTGAGATGAGGGTGATCCCTGTGAAGAGAAAAGACATGTCAGTTTGCATTGTCTGTCTGCTGCAGTTTCCTACCATTGTCAATAGAGGAAGCTGGTACACCACACACTGTAGGTCTGAGAGGAGCAGATAAGAGCATTATGTCAATGGGTGAAAGGCGTTTTCTCTCTGCCAAATCAGTATAGTGCTCCCCTTTTCAAATGATTAGGGATCTATTCAATCTCTATCACGGAAACCTTACAGATTGCGTAACCTACATTTTAAGGTAATTCTGATTGAGCTGACATATACCTGTAAATGCAGTCTCCCGCTAATTTGGgcacattgcctttaaattccaACCACGCCGTAACGCTACATAGAGCCCTTAAAGGAAGCAGAACTGGATACACTAGCTGGTCAGATAGTTCCAGTTCAGTAAAGTTGTTGGCAGAAAGTAAATCTATtcatgctgtggtggtggtggtggtgtgcaATAGGTTGACTTGTCTGCTTGCTACGGTAGTTGTAACTTCCCCTTTTTACCTCGTCACAGTAGAACAGGGAAGAGAATCACCAGAGTGCCTGTTCTGGGTCAAACACATACTAACGTAACGAAAGCTTTGTTATTTACTTAGCGACAACAAGGGTGCATCCCTAAAAGTCTCCTGCTCCCTGCAG
The window above is part of the Oncorhynchus keta strain PuntledgeMale-10-30-2019 unplaced genomic scaffold, Oket_V2 Un_contig_5400_pilon_pilon, whole genome shotgun sequence genome. Proteins encoded here:
- the LOC127925267 gene encoding thymic stromal cotransporter homolog, which gives rise to MQTDMSFLFTGITLISLQLSFKIASLAYTPIYTKVYQATLDWFPGFVFTLSSIFTVLATIPVSVVGCRAGLADGYERIPGD